DNA sequence from the Xenopus tropicalis strain Nigerian chromosome 4, UCB_Xtro_10.0, whole genome shotgun sequence genome:
ATTAAACATAGTTAGCAGCATAAATATTCTCATTAAGAGAGTTTTACTACACAAACTGCCAGTATTATAGCAATAATAAGAACTGCACTGAAAACCACCCCAGCTAAAACTTTGTTGAGGTCACATATAGATTTATGATCATCCAGGGAAATAATCCCAGGAGAAGCCCCAGCACTCATAGTGGATTTAAGTTCAGCTCCTGGATCCTGTTTAGCTTCCACAGTCCACTGAGGTACATTGACCTTCATTTCCATTTCATACATCATTTCATCCATAAGATTGATCTCATCCTCTAGGTCCTTGAGGTCCATCACATCTATATTGTGCTCAGCATCATATCTCATGTTCTGCACACTCATAGCCCTGGCAGCCACACCAGAGGTTCCACCACTCATGCCAGTCTGAATAAGGTGTTTCTTGGGGATGTTAAGAGGAAATTCCTGACCTAGCACCAGAGCTCGCCTCATATCTGTTTCCAGAATGTCCATGCAGGTAGTGAAAATAACCCATAGCCTCTCAAATTCAGCCTTGTCTTCTTTGGTTAATCTATGGTCTTTGAGAGTGCTGGTAAGTTTGTTTCTGTTGGCCACAGCTAGTTCTTGTGCTTTCTGCCTGGTCTTCTTCAATTCTTCCCGAAGGTTTTGTGAGTCTGATGTGCCACCTATGGTGAGCACCAGATGCCTGTAGCATGCAGTTACCTTGTTCAGAGCATCCAGCAGTGCCTTGCATTCCTCCTTCAGCATCTCCAGCTTGCTTTCTTCCAAAACCCCTTAAAACCCCAAATACTGCCAATAATGATACTTTTTTTAACCCTAGTTCAGGATATGCAGACCAGCAATTAGCTGCAGTTCCACATTTCGTTTCATTTATCATCGATAATAGAGAACTGTGTTTGTCCTACTCCGGCTCCTCCATGGTACCAgggtgcaaaataaaataatcagtGGACTCCAATCCTGAGGCTATAACAAGCTGTCAACCAATCAGGAATTATCTGCACAACCTGTGCATAGTGTAAGTGAAATCCATATCAAGCAGTTGAAAATTTCCTTAGCAGGCGTATTAATGCTGGATAAAAGTTGAAAAAACTGCTATTGTAGCGACAGTTTAAAGATATTGTAAACTGCTCTTCCACAACAGCGCTGTGAATTCCAGCAGGGAGCTGTCCGAACGCGTCCTCCTGCTCTCCCTGTGCAGCTCATTCTGCCCATCATCTACACGAGTCACGTGAGCAAACCTCAAAGGCTTGTTATATCAGTGAGGTATTTGGCCGGTGTACACTGACATCATTAATAAGGGCAAGTTCGATAATATTATCAAAGTGGTAGAGAAGAATGTTATACAGCTTGTTCTAATGCAAATTAACTTAACAACAGCCAGTCTAAAATAAACCAGGAATGCTTACAAATCACAGTTCGACAACGGCTTAAATACAGACAGCGCGTTACATTAATATTTTCTTTCCAGCACATAAAATGGCCGCTCTGTCTTGCAGTTCAGGTGACGATTTCCACAGCTCGGCAATTGGCACGCTATGGTTGTAATACACCCACCTCTTAGCTGTACTTCGATTGGCCGTAGATAGCGTCGGTAGGAAAGGGAAGGGTGCCCATTGGCTGAAAGCTGTGTTGTTTCTTTGCAGCCCTGGTCTATGCTTAAGGAAGCTGGGTGGAGAGGAGCTGCTCTCGGGCACTGGGCAAGAAATAAGGAGCTTATCGTTCTAAGTGAGTAGACGCTGTGCGCAGCAAACTATATTTCTATTTACATAAATCCTCCTGATATATTAAACTGTTAGGCCAGGCACCGAAGGGCAGCTGATTTGCAAGTAGAGTGGTATACAGCATGTCTGTGTGGTATGCTTCTTAAAACAGAGTAGGTATTGCACCCGGCATCTATTGAGATATTAGTTTAGTATGACTTCCAGCAATCTCAGGCTGTATGTCGGTAACCTTTGCAGTCGCCCTTTACTGTTTACATATAGCATTGTGAAAAGGGATTTACTGTAACAACAGCAAAGCTTTAGTCTCTGTGAAAAAGAAAAGTATATCCACATGAATGCACATTGCAATAGAAACCTGTCCACTTTAACAGCAATAAAAGTGTAAAAGCAATGGCAGGCACCCAAAAGCCTAACTCTAGTTCCATGAATAAGGGTTTGTATGTTTTGGTGTCAAATTGTCTTTCCACAAGCCAGATTTAAGAATCTGAAGTATTGTTTAACAATTACCCAGATCGGTCAGAACAGCTTTCCACAATTTGAAATTGGTGTACATTTTCTGGTGTCACTGACAGCATTTTGTTGGTGTTACTATCAAATTATGAAActtggatttaaaggagaaggaaactgaAAATCACAGAGTGTTCCAGTTAGCAAGACTTTAGGTTGTGACCTACTATCCCAGGCCTCTTCTTTTAAAAGTTCATTGGCCTTGTATGCTCAGTACACTGCTGCCATCTTGAAGCCCCCACTCCCTGCATCAGTTTAAGCAGGGTGCATGTGCAATTTGTAAAtctctgtaaaaaatatttgttctGTACATGCAGCTACCCTGGGATGGTGCAAAGTATACCTGGGAACAAGGTTGTAATGGCTCACTCAGAGTCCATTGacatgtataaaagcactttgtCTTTGATCTTGTCCTTTATATGCTTATGGAAGTCATTGATTACTTCTAATGGTTTTACAATAGATGGTACAttattacaggtgtgggatcccttatctggaacctgTTAACGTTACAGCCATTACAGAAAGTAAATCTtccatacagtccattttaagcaaataattacatattttaatggtttcccttttctctgtaataataaaacagttaattgTACTTATGCTCCTGTCTTGTGCTTTGAATCTATATACATTagggcagtaatccccaaccaatggcttggggggaaacatgttgctccccaatgccttggatgttgctctcagtgacccaaaccaggtagttagttttgaattcctgacaagttttggttgaataaaaacaagatttactaccaaataaagcctcctgtaagctgatagtgtgcatagagcagaggtgggcaaacttttaggctcatgggccacattgacttttaaaatttgacagatggGCGGGGCCAGTGCCGTCTCCGCTCCTCAGTCCGCTAGGTTTTGCTTCgctgcgcttacatgcagtcttgattttatggtgcattttttttatttctaaattacactgtttacatagctaataattcactctacaatttaaaatgttattcttgaaccaacaaatttatttttcaagTTGTACTATTggggtgtaggcagccatctcagtgcattgtgcctgagtctgagctttcaaaaggagccagtgctacacattagaactgcattcagataacctattgtttctcctactcccatgtaattggaggagtcccaagccggacttggattttttacttttgagtgctattctgatatctggcacaggtgtcaggtagctgctatcttgctaccttcctattgttctgctgattggctactggggggaaagggatgggggtgatatcaccccaacttgcagtaaagtgactgaagtttatcagagtacaggtcacatggatgTGAGAAcccttggaaatgaagaatatggctagctccatgtgaaacttcaaaatgaaatataaaaaaacaggtttaaatgtaggattctgatggagaagctctattaattgatgcgtTTTAGACTAATCAGTTATATTTAATGCAAAATTCATGCatgtaatatatacacatatctgtTGATATATATCAAAACTGCAGTCATAAACAGATTACTTTTTGCTGtattatgcagtttttttgtgACTACAAGTTGCTGCTTTTAGTGTCAAGGACTGACCTCTGGCACTGAATAACTTGGTTTATGCTGTCAAAGCAGCCTATCTGCTTTTTATTTAGCTGCCTTTGTAATAGAGCTTATAAATGTACATAGGCAGTATCTCTAAACCTTAGGCCTCCTGTAGCCAATCTCTCACTCCCCAAAATGTGAAACTGGCAAAAATGTACAATATTATTATGGATCAGTgcttaaaaacacacacacaaaaaacatataggggggtaattcacaaaagtggtaatattgagacaaaataaaagttagATAGAGATAAATTTGTCTGATTTTCTGCCTTATTCAATGACTATCTcca
Encoded proteins:
- the rgs9bp gene encoding regulator of G-protein signaling 9-binding protein, producing MLKEECKALLDALNKVTACYRHLVLTIGGTSDSQNLREELKKTRQKAQELAVANRNKLTSTLKDHRLTKEDKAEFERLWVIFTTCMDILETDMRRALVLGQEFPLNIPKKHLIQTGMSGGTSGVAARAMSVQNMRYDAEHNIDVMDLKDLEDEINLMDEMMYEMEMKVNVPQWTVEAKQDPGAELKSTMSAGASPGIISLDDHKSICDLNKVLAGVVFSAVLIIAIILAVCVVKLS